A window of Nocardia arthritidis genomic DNA:
GCGTCTACCCGCCTTGCCGGTGTGTCGAGTTCTGCTCCGCCGAAAGGTCATTCGACCATAGAAACTGGACATGTCCACGTGGGAGACTCGGTGGATGCGGCCCTCCGAGGTACGACATTCCGTTGACTCGCCGTTCACCGAATCGATCGATCCGGCGCTCGACGGCGGCCCTACCGTGTTGCGGATGGTACTCGGCGCGCGCCTACGCCGGTTGCGCGAGGGCTGCGGGATCAGCAGGGATGCCGCGGGCGAGGCGATTCGCGGATCCCATTCCAAGATCAGCAGATTGGAGCTCGGGCGGGTCGGACTGCGGCAGCGCGACCTGGCCGATCTGCTCACCCTGTACGGGGTCACCGATGCCGACGAGCGGGACGAGTTCGAGAAGATGGCCAAGGCGGGCAACGCCTCCGGCTGGTGGCATCGCGAGAACGACTGGCTGCCCAAATGGTTCGATCTCTACCTGGGCCTGGAACAGGGCGCGCAGCTCATCCGGTGCTATGAACCGCGCGCGGTGCCGGAACTGCTGCAGACGCCCGATTACGCCCGCGCGCTGCTGATGCTGGCGCACTCGCACGAGCCGCCGGACGCGATCGAGCGGCGGGTCGCGCTGCGGATGCGTCGCCAGCACATCCTCACCCGGGCGAAACCGCCGCAGCTGTGGGCGGTCGTCGACGAGGCCGCGCTGCGCCGCCCGGTCGGCGGCTCGGCGGTCTGGCGGGCCCAGCTGGAATATCTGCTGGAGGCGGTCGGGCAGCCGCACATCACGGTGCAGGTGCTCGCCGATGACGTCGCCGGTCCGGCGCTGGCCGACGGCGCGTTCACCATGTTGCGGTTCGCCGAGGCGGATCTGCCCGACATCGTCTATCTGCAGCAGCTCACCGGCGCGCTCTACCTCGACAAGCGCAGCGATCTGGACGCCTATCGCGTGGTGCTGAACCGGCTCTCGGTGCACGCGGCGCAGCCGGAATACACCGCGAACCTGATCCGGGCGCTCACCGAGCGCCATCCCGATGTGCTCGACGAGCCGTCCGGGTCCTAGGCGTACCTCCGCCTTCGCTGCGGCCATGCGCGGGTCTGCGGACGACTTCGTCGACAGCGCCCGTCAGGCACCCGCTCGACTGTAATTCGCACGGTCCCCGTCGTTTTCACCGCAATACCGGCCTGTCCTGTGATAAGAGTGATCCAGGTCTCGGCAATGTAATGTCCCACTGAGACAATAGGTGGTAAACTGCGGTTATGGGGACCGACGACGAAGTCGACCTGGATGGACGGCGGCTGCGCACGCTGCGCAGCCGAGAGGCCCTGGCGCGGGCGGCTTTCGAACTATTCGCCGAGCGCGGGCTGGACGCGGTGGCGGTGGAGGACATCGCCGTGCGCGCGGGCGTCACCAGGCGCACCTTCAGCCGGCATTTCTCCTCGATCGAGGCGGCCGTCCTCGGCGATATCGACCAGGACGTGCACCTGCTCAACGAAACGCTGCGCGCCCGGCCCGCATACGAACCGCCACTCACCGCCTACCGCAACGCCGTACACGATTGGCTCGGCCTGGCCTTCGCCGGCCCCGGCGATCCGAAACTGGTCCGGCGCTGGGAACTGTTCCAGTCCTTCGCCGACGAACCGGCGCTGTTCGCCGCCTACCACCGCATGCGACTGGACGCCGAGGCCGAGGCGCTGCGCATCCTGGCCGAACGGCTCGCCGTGGATCCGGCGGTCGATCTGCGCCCGGCCGCCGTGGTGGCGACCGGCGCGGCCCTACTCGTCGCCGCCCTACAGGCCTGGGCGGCCGGCGATGATCCCACCACGCTGCCCGCCCTGATCGAGGGATTCTTCGAAACCCTGTCCGAGTTGGCGGCCGAAGACCGATGCGAGGAGGCACGATCATGAGTGGCTCGACGGGCGTCTTGCGTCGCACCTGCCGGTGGGCGGGCTTGGACCGGAATCCGATGCGGCGCAGAGAGGATCGGCTGCAGTCGGCGTGCGCCATCGCACTGCTCGTGCTGTTCCTCGCGGCGGCGCCGCTGTTGGCCGTTCTGCTCGGCGGCCGCGTCTACCGGTCCGAAAACGCCGCGGTGCAGGCGGAATTCGCGAGCCTGCACGAGGTGAGCGCCACGGTGCTGGAAACCGGTAAGGCGCCGCTGTATTCGCCGATCACCCCGGTGAAGGTGGCGTGGAAGGATGCGGACGGCAGCGAGCACACCGCGGCGTACTCGTCCACCAAGATCGTGAAACCCGGTGCGACGCTGAATATCTGGCTCAACGGGGCGGGCAATGTGGTGGAACCGCCCGCCGACTCGCGGGCCGCGAGCAAGGCCGTGCTGGTCACCTCGGGCGCGGTGTTCGGCGTGCTGATCGGCTGCGTCGCATGCTATCTCGGGCTGCGCTACAGCCTGGACCGCAGGCGGCTGCGCCAATGGGAGACGGATTGGATCACCGCGGATCTGTTGTGGGGCAACCACAGCTGAGCCGACGAAAAAGCCGGAATCCGGAAGTGACTGTGCACCAACGGATTCCGGCTTAAATGTGACGGGTGGGCCTAGACCGGCATCAGGCTGTGCTTGCGCGGATTCGCCTTGCGCGCCTGCTTTTCCCGCAGCAGTCGCAGCGCCTTGCGGATCTCCAGCCGGGTCTGCGCGGGTTCGATCACCGCGTCGATGTAGCCGCGCTCGGCGGCGATCCACGGGGTGGCGACCGCGGCGTTGTAGAAGTCGATCATCTGCTGGCGCACCGCATCCCGCTGTTCGACCGGCGTGTTCTCCAGCTGTCTGCGGCCGACGATGCCGACCATGCTCTCCGCGCCCATCACCGCGATCCGCGCGGTCGGCCAGGCCAGGCTGATATCCGCGCCCAACTGCTTGCAGCCCATCACCGCGTAACCGCCGCCGTACGCCTTGCGGGTGACGACGGTGACGATCGGCACCGTCGCCTCGATCACCGCGCGGAAGAAACGGCCGCCGCGCTTGATGACGCCGTTGCGCTCCTCCTCGACGCCGGGCAGCACGCCGGGTGTGTCGACGACGAAGATCACCGGCAGGTTGAACGCGTCGCACAGCCGGATGAAATGCGTCGCCTTATCCGAGGCGAGCGCGTCGAGCGCGCCGCCCAATGCCTGCGGCTGATTGGCGACGACGCCGACGCTGCGCCCGTCGACGCGGCTGAATCCGGTGATCAGGTTTTGCGCGGTGCCCGCGGAGATCTCGTGGAAGGCGCCGTCGTCGAAGATGCGCAGCAGGATGTCGTGCATGTCGTAGCCGACCTTGTCCGAATCCGGGATGATCCGGTTCAGCTCCAGGTCGTGATTCGTGAGCTCCGGCTCCAGCCCGGGATTCACGATCGGCGGCTGTTCGAGGCAGCTGGACGGCAGATAGCTCAGATACTCGCGGACCCAGTCGAACGCGGCCTGCTCGTCGTCGGCCACGTGGTGCACGGTGCCGTTCTGCTCCAGCGCCGCCGCACCGCCGAGTTCCTCCGCGGTGACCACCTCGCCGGTCACACCCTTGATGACCTCGGGGCCGGTGACGAACATGTACGACTTCTTCGTCGCGACCAGCACATCCATATTCACCGGCCCGTATACCGAACCGGCCGCGCACTTGCCGAGCATGATCGCGACCATCGGCACGAATCCGGACAGGTCCTCCTGGCGGCGGCACATGAGCGCGTACCAGGCCAGCGAGGTGACCGCGTCCTGGATGCGGGCGCCGCCGGAATCGTTGATCGCGACCACCGGGCAGGCGTTCGCCTGGGCGAATTCCATGGCGGCGGCGACCTTGCGGCCGAACATCTCGCCGACCGAACCGCCGTGCACGGTCTGATCGTGCGCGATCACCACGACCGGCCTGCCATCGATATAGCCGCGACCGGTGACGACGCCGTCGCCGTACATGCCGTCACCACCCGAACCGGGCTGGCGCATCAGCGCGCCCATTTCGACGAAACTGCCCTTGTCGAGCAGCATTCGCACGCGCGCGCGGGCGCTCGGAATACCTTTGGCCTTGCGTTTCGCGATGCCGGTTTCGCCGGCGGGTTCTTCGGCGAGCTCCAGGAGATCCCGGAGGTGGTCCAGCTTCTCTCGCGTACCGCTCATAAGATTTGCTTGCTGCCCTTCACAACATGCGCCGCAGATCGGCGCGAGGCTCGATGCTATCGGGATTGAGACGCGCGGCACAGTCGTTCCGCGCAAGTCATGGGATAACTCACAGCTATCCCTCTTGCGCTCTGGGTAGTCGGCGGTTTTGTGACCGGATCCAGTGTGGCGGGCAACCATTGGTCACCGAAGCCAAGAAACGCCGAAATCCCTGCACAGCCAAGGTTGTTGCCTCTATCGTCGTTGGCCTATGAAGCTGCGCGCGCCGGTCTGCGCGGCGATGGTGTTCATCGCCGCGCTCGCGCCCGCGCCGGTCCTGGCCGATCCGGTGCCGGTGGCCGATCCGTCCATCAGCCGAACATCGTTGGTGCGCACGGAGGTTGTTACACCGGGCCGGGAGCGGTTGTATATCGCGTCGGCGGCGATGGGGCGGGTGATCGCCGTGGATGTGTTGCGCGGCAAGGGATCCGGGCCGCATCCGGCGCTGTATCTGCTGGACGGCGTCGACGGTGAACCGGTGTCGGGCTGGCTGAGCAAGGGCGGCGCCGCCGAATTCTTCGCGGACAAACCGGTGGATGTGGTGCTGACCAGCGGCGGCGCCGGCAGCATGTACAGCGACTGGCTACGCCGCGACGCCGCCCTGGGCGTGAACGAATGGGAGACGTTCCTGACCGAGGAGCTGCCGCCGATCGTCGAGTCGTATCTGAATACCAACGGGCGCAGGGCGATTGCCGGGGTGTCGATGGGCGCGCAGGCGGCGCTGATGCTCGCCCAGCGGCATCCCGGACGATACCGTGCGGTGGCCGGGCTCAGCGGCTGTTATTCGACCGCGGATCCACTCGGGCACGCGGTGACGACCATTACCGTCGCCTCGCGCGGCGGTAACGTCGAAAACCTTTGGGGGCCGGCGTCTTCGCCGGAATGGGCGGCGCACGACAGCGTGCTCGGCGCGGCGGCGCTGCGCGGGACCGCGATCTACCTTGCCGCCGCGCCCGGCTCGCCGACCGGCGCGGATCTGGTCGAAGTGGCGAATTCGCCGTCGGTGGCCGACGCGCTGCGGACGGCGGGCGGCGGCGCGGCGCTGGAGGCGGGCGCGCGGGCGTGTACCGAGCGGTTCGCGGCGCGGCTGGCGGAACTGGATATTCCGGCGACCGTCGAATATCTGCCTGAGGGGATGCATACCTGGTCGGATTTCAAGGCGGAGCTGCCGAAGGCGTGGCCGGTGCTGGCGGCGGCATTGGAATGAGCGGGCGCCCGTGGCGTTGACAGGAGTATGACCTCAGCACTGACCTCGGTCCGGTTCTCGATCCTCGATCGTTCGCGGGTGCGGCGCGGGCAGCGGCATCCGGACGCGCTGCGTGAGACGGTGGAGTTCGCGCGGCTGGCCGAGCAGTGGGGCTATCACCGGTTCTGGGTGTCCGAACACCACAGCGTGCCGGGCGTCGCGGGTTCGGCGCCGACGGTGCTCGCCGCGGCGGTCGCGGCCGCGACCGAGCGGATCCGGATCGGCACCGGCGGGGTGATGTTGCCGAACCATCAGCCGCTGGTGGTCGCCGAGCAGTTCGGGGTGCTGGAATCGCTGTTTCCCGGGCGGATCGATATGGGTCTCGGCCGGTCGGTCGGCTTCACCGACGGTGTGCGCCGGGCGTTGGGCCACGGTAAGAATGACGCCGACGATTTCGACGAAAAGCTCACGGCGGTACTGGAATACCTGGCGCGCGGCCGCGACGGCGTGCACGCGTGGCCTGCCGAGGGGCTGCGGGTGCCCGCGTACCTGCTGGCCACCGGATCCGGTGCGGACCGGGCGGCGCGGTTCGGGCTGCCGCTGGTGATCGCGGCGATCGGCGGGGCGGAAGACAAGATGGTCGAGTCCATCGAGCGGTACCGCGACGCGTTTCGCCCCACCGAATGGGGTGCGCGACCGTATGTGATGATCTCCGGCACGGTGCTTATCGCCGATACCACCGAGCAGGCGCGCAGGCTGCTGCTGCCCGAGGCGTGGTCGGCCGCCTACTCCAGGACCAGGGGCGAATTCCCGGCGCTGATCCCGCCCGCCGAGATCGAGGCGATGACGATGACCGAACGGGAGCGGCGCCTGTTCGACGAGGCGCTGCGCGGGCAGATCCACGGCACCGTCGACGAGGTGGCGGTGTCGTTGGAGCGGTTGGTGATTCGGACCGGAGCCGATGAATTCCTGGTGCACACCAGCACTTACGACCGCGCGGCGCGGTTGGAATCGCATCGCGCGCTCGCGGTGCTGGCCGGGCTCGGCACACCCGCGCTGGCGGCGTGAGCGAACGTCGGCGCGGGAAACCGATAGGGCACAGCGACATCCGGTCGCGGCGTGAGCGGAAAGCGTTTCAGGACCGGTAGGTTCGGGCGACCAACGCCGAACGCAGATACCACAGCCCCGACGGCTGGGACGGGTCGAATCCGGTGAGCTGGCCGATCCGCTTGAGCCGGTAGTCGACGGTGTTGGTGTGCACGTGCAGCACCCGAGCGGTGCGCTGGCGGTTGAGGTTGTTGCCGATGTGGCGCTGCAGGGTCTCCAGCAGTTCGGGATGTTCGTCGAGCGCGTCGAGCAGTGCGCCGAGGTACTCCCGGCCCGGCCCGGGGCGGGTGAGCTGATATTCGAGCGCGAGCTCGTCGAAGCGGTAAAGCCCTGCGACACACTGCAATCGCTGCACCATGTCGAGCAGTTCGTGTGCCTGGTCGGCGGCGTCCGGGATCTGCGCCGGGGTGGCCTGCACCATGGTCGCGGTGATGCCGACCTGCGCGGCGTGCGTGAGCTGGGCGACCAGGGTGTCGAGCGCGTCGTCGTCGGCGTCGTCGGTGGGGATCAGGATGGTGCCGCCGTCGACGCTGAGCAGCGACAGTGCGCGGTCGCCGCAGCGGGTGGCCAGCTCGGCCTGCACCCGGCGGAGTTTGCGCCGGGCGACGACCTTCCCGTCCAGCGCCGGGTTGCGTTCGTCCTGGTGCGGCGGAATGGCAACGGCGAGTACGGCGTACGACTCGGCGATGGCGATACCGCATTCCCTGGCCATGGTCGAGGTGCTGTGCCCGCCGAGCAGGGCGGAGGTGAGCGTATGCACCGCGGTGTGGTGTTCGCCGACCACCGCGCGCAGTTCGCGCACGTAGGCCATGGATACCGCGGAGGTGATCATGTCCAGGATCTCGAGCAGTGTTTTCGCGCCGTCGACGAGGTTGCGGTAGTCGTCCTCCAGCGGCGCGTTGGCCATCACCAGGTCGAGGCCGATCTTGAAACCCTCGTGGATGGAATGGTGGATGGCATCGATCGGCACGCCCTCGCGCGCCCATTCGGCGGCGGCGTGCTCGACCCGCTTCATCTTGCCCGGTAGGTCCTGGCCGTCCAGCATGCTCGCGGCGAACTCCAGGCAGACCCTGGTGACGGCGGTCGCGTCGTCGCTGATCGCATCGCCGGGCAGCGTGCCGCACGGGGCGACATTCGCGACGAAATGCCCGACCATTTGGCGCGAGAGCGCGCGAACATCCTTGAGCGAGGCGGACATCGGCTTACCGGACAAAGTGAGGCTCGGCCGCGTCGAACTGTCGACTGCCACTGCGACTCCTTCCACCCCCTGCTGACATCCCCCCGGTGCCCTGCTCACCCCGCAGGCTGCTGTCCCCGGTGTAGCTGTGCGGCGCATTCACACTAACTGTCTCGTCAGCGCCAGGGATCGAATCGCGCTGTTCTGTGAAATAGCCACGGATCGGCGCGCCCATGTTGTGACCGATCACAGGATTCCCGGGCGCGGTGCCCGGCAAAACCTGGAAGCGGATGGGTGGCGTCGGTAGCATCGTGCGCGGCGGCACCGACCGTCAGTGATAGGGGCAGGTGATGAGACCGGCGCTGAAATGCCTTGTCTGGGAACTGGACAATACGCTGTGGGACGGCGCGGTCTGCGATGCCACCAGCGGCGCCCCACGCCCGGCCGCGCTGCGCACCCTGCGGACATTGAGTGAGCGCGGGATCTGGCATGCGGTGGCCGGTCGCGGCGAGCGGGATTGGACGTTGGACAAGCTCTACCGGCACGGACTCTACGATATGTTCTCCGTCATCGAAATCGGTTGGGGCCGTAAGTCGGCGGCCATTGTGCGGATCGCGCACCGGCTCGGGCTGAGCCTGGACGGCGTGGGCTTCATCGATGACGAACCGATCGAGCGCGCCGAGGTCGCCCGCGCGCTGCCGCGGGTGCGCTGCTACGCCGCCCGCAATGCCGATGTGCTGCCCGCGCTTCCGGACTTCCGGCCGATGCTGCGCCGCGGCCCGGACCCGACGCCGCCTCTCGGTTTCGCGCGCGTCCCGGCGATCTAGGGGAGTAACACCGGCGTGTCGGAATCCGTTCCGGCAGGCTGGAATCCGTCGCCGGGCCGGTCCAGCACGGCGATATCGGTGTCGCGCAGGCGCTTCGGATCCGCGATCACCTCGTAGGCGGCGATCCTGTTGTCGCGCACAGTCACCCGGAGCGCGAGCAGCAAACGTCCGTGCGGTGCCACCACGATGCCCACCGCGCCGTCGACCAGCGCCAGCGCCGCGAAACCCGAACGACGCCGCAGCACAACGGTTTCCTCGGCCACCCGGGCCGCTCCGCGCACGGTGACGGCCATTCCGGCGGGCAGTGCCGCCGGATCCGCGGTGCGCACCACGTCGGGCGCGAGCACCGCGAGCAGTTCGCCGAGGTCGCCGCCGCGCGCCGCGGCCAGGAACGCGGCGACCACCCTTTGCTGTTCGGCCAGATCGACAGCGGCGGGCCGGGATTCGCCGTGCACCCGGTGCCGGGCCCGGCTGGCCAACTTCTTGGTGGTCGCGGCGCTGCGGTTCAGGATCGGCGCGATCCGGTCGAACGGCAGCGCGAACATATCGTGCAGTACGAAGGCGACCCGCTCCTCGGGGCCGAGCCGGTCCAGCACCACCAGCAGCGCGCGTCCGACCGAATCGATAAGCAGCACTTCGTGTTCCGGATCCTGATCCGCGGTGGCGCCGAGTGCGGCCAGGTCGGCCGTCGGATCCTCCGGATGTGCGGTGCGGCCGCGCAGGATGTCCAGGCAGATCCGCGAGACCACGGTGGTGAGCCAGCCCTCGAGGTTTTCCACCTCGGCGATATCGGTGCGCGACAGCCGCAGCCACGCCTCCTGCACGGCGTCCTCGGTGTCGTCGGCGGTGCCGAGCAGGCGGTACGCGACGGCGCGCAGCCGACCGCGCTGGGCGTCGAAACGTCGCGCCAGCAGGTCTTGTGCTCGCACCGGTCACCTTTCCGTGCTCGCGCTCGTCAGCACTGTCGAGGGATCGGGGCGATCCCTGCCGCGATCATTTCACGATCGCGGATCGGGCGGTTCGAATGGTGAGAAAGGACAAGTTCCATGGAAACCGGCTATGTGGTGCTGTCTGTCTCGACCGCGGCCATGATGCTTTTGGCGGCGTGGGTCGATGTGGGGCGGGCGGAGTGGGTGCGCGGCAATATGGCCGCGTACGGCGTGCCGGAGTGGGCGCTCACCGCACTGTGCGTGATCAAGGCGGTCGGCGGGATCGGATTGCTCGCCGGGGTGTGGTATCCGCCGCTCGGCCTCGCGGCGGCGCTCGGGTTGGCGGTGTACTTCGTCGGTGCGGTGGTCGTCGTCGCGCGCGCCCGCTGGTATCGGCACCTGCGCTATCCTGTGCCGTTCCTGCTGCTGGCCGCCGCGACAACGGGTTTCGCCGTTGCCGTCGTCTGATACTCAGCCAATTCGCTGAATGTTCATTGACAAACATTCAGCTATTTGGCTTAATATAAGTATGCGAGAGGAAGACCGCCCGGATATCTACGCGGCGGTCTTCGGCGCGCTGGCTCACCCGGCCCGGCGGCGGGTGCTGCTCACGATCTACTTCAACGGCGGATCGATGACGGCGGGCGAGATCGCCGCCGTATTCACCCACGCCTGGCAGACCACGAGCAGGCATCTGCGGGTGCTGGAGGAGGCCGGGTTGGTCAGCACCGAACGCCAAGGCCGCCAACGCGTTTACCGGCTGGAACGCAAACGTTTGAACCTCGCGGCCGAATGGCTCGCCCACTTCGCCGACGAATCGGGACCGCAGAAAGGTGGCTGATATGCCGAATTCCGAAGATATTCCACGGCTGTTCCGGATCGCCGTCGAGGTGGGCGATCTCGACGCGGCGATCGCGTTCTACACCAGGCTGTTCGGGGTCGACGGACGCGGACAGGCGGGCGCCAGGGCGTATTTCGACTGCGGGCCGGTCACATTGTCGGTGCAGCAGCTGGATTCGCCGCATCCGGCGGCCAAGGCGCTGTACTTCACGGTGCGGGAGCTCGAACCCGTGTACCGGCGCGCGCGGGAACTCGGTTGCTGCTCGACCGAACTGGTGCATGACGCGCCAGCGGGGGAGATGGTGGTGCGGCCGTGGGGTGAACGCTCCTTCTACGCCGACGACCCGTGGGGCAATCCGCTGTGCTTCGTCGAGGAAGGCACCGTCTACGCCGGGTGAGCACGGTCAGTGCGGTTGGGCGGATTGCAGGGTGATGGGCAGCTTCGGGTGGCCGTCACCCGGTCCGTTGACGTCGTCGGTGCCTGCCGCGGCGACCTTGTCGACGGTGGCCAGGCCCGCGGCGTCGACCGTGCCGAAGATGGTGTAGCTCGGCGGCAGCAGGGAATCGCCGTAGACGATGAAGAATTGGGAGCCGTTGGTGTTCGGTCCGGCATTGGCCATGGCCAGTTTGCCGCGCTGATAGGTCACCGGCATCTTGGTGTCGGCGCCGATCACCGGATACTCGTCGGCGAATTGATAACCGGGGCCGCCGGTTCCGTTGCGCGAAGGGTCGCCGCACTGCAGCACCCGCAGCTCGCCGGTGGTGAGCCGATGGCAGCTCGTGCCGTCGTAGAAACCGGACCTGGCGAGGTGCACGAAACTGTTGACGGTGCACGGCGATGCGCCCGCGTCGAGCGTCAGGCCGATCGGGCCCTGGTTCGTGGTGAGGTCGATTCGCACGGTGCCGGAAGGGATGTGGTCGGTCGGCGGTGCGGCGACGGGTTTGCTCGCCGGGTTCGGTCCGCTCGGATATGTGCAATTCACCGGTCCCGTAACGGGTTTCGGGCTCGGTGGCGGCGGAGCGGTCGGCGTTGCGGTGTCGGTCGAGGTGGCGGTGGCCTCGGTCGCGCCGGAATCCGATCCGGATCGGTAGAGCAGATAGCCGCCCCCGATCAGCAGCACCAGGCAGACGACGACGATCGGCACGCCGATCAGCAGCCACTTCGGCGGTCCGGCCGGTGGGCGATAAGGCATTTGGGAGTGCAGCGCAGCGGTCGCCGCCGCGGCCAGTTCGCCCGCGCTGCCGAAGCCGCCCCCGAGCGCCCGCCCGACAACCGCGTCGAGCGCGGGCGGCACATTCGGGTTCAGACGACTGGGCGGCGCCGAAAGCCCTTGTGCCGCTGCCGGTCCCAGAAGCAGCTCGGCGAGGGTGCGGCCGAGGGCGGCCACATCGGCGCGCGGATCGCCCGGCACGCCCGCGAGGCCGAGCAGCTCGACGGATCGGTCCGGGTGAATGAGCAGGGCGGCGGGTGTCACCGTGCCGTGCACCACGCCCGCACGGTGCGCGGCATCGAGACGTTCGGCCGCGCGGGCGACGATTTCGACCGCGTCGGATGCGGCCAGCCCCGACGGGTGCCGGGCCAGCAGCTCCGCGGCGGTGATATCCGGTGGCAGTGTCATCCAACCTCCCTCGTTCGTGGGAGGTTATACCGTCACGATCCGCCGAGGATGAACCTGGCCGCCTGCTCGCCGACGAAGACGCTCGGCGCATGGGTGTGGCCGCGGATGAGCAGCGGCATCACCGAGGCGTCGGCGACCCGCAGCCCCCGCACACCGCGCACTTCGAGATGCGGTGTCACCACGCTGGCGTCGTCGGTGCCCATCCGGCAGGTGCCGACCGGGTGGTAGAGGGTGTGCGAATAGCCGTTCAAGGTCAGCTCGAGCGTGGCCTCCATATCACTGGGGGCCTGCGGCGGATAGATCAGCGGCCCGAGCGCCGCGCGCAGCGGTTCGGTCGCCGCGAGTTCCGCGCACACCCGCAACCCGGCCATGATGGCGGCGCGGTCGGCGCCCGCGG
This region includes:
- a CDS encoding helix-turn-helix domain-containing protein, producing MVLGARLRRLREGCGISRDAAGEAIRGSHSKISRLELGRVGLRQRDLADLLTLYGVTDADERDEFEKMAKAGNASGWWHRENDWLPKWFDLYLGLEQGAQLIRCYEPRAVPELLQTPDYARALLMLAHSHEPPDAIERRVALRMRRQHILTRAKPPQLWAVVDEAALRRPVGGSAVWRAQLEYLLEAVGQPHITVQVLADDVAGPALADGAFTMLRFAEADLPDIVYLQQLTGALYLDKRSDLDAYRVVLNRLSVHAAQPEYTANLIRALTERHPDVLDEPSGS
- a CDS encoding TetR/AcrR family transcriptional regulator, coding for MGTDDEVDLDGRRLRTLRSREALARAAFELFAERGLDAVAVEDIAVRAGVTRRTFSRHFSSIEAAVLGDIDQDVHLLNETLRARPAYEPPLTAYRNAVHDWLGLAFAGPGDPKLVRRWELFQSFADEPALFAAYHRMRLDAEAEALRILAERLAVDPAVDLRPAAVVATGAALLVAALQAWAAGDDPTTLPALIEGFFETLSELAAEDRCEEARS
- a CDS encoding Rv1733c family protein gives rise to the protein MSGSTGVLRRTCRWAGLDRNPMRRREDRLQSACAIALLVLFLAAAPLLAVLLGGRVYRSENAAVQAEFASLHEVSATVLETGKAPLYSPITPVKVAWKDADGSEHTAAYSSTKIVKPGATLNIWLNGAGNVVEPPADSRAASKAVLVTSGAVFGVLIGCVACYLGLRYSLDRRRLRQWETDWITADLLWGNHS
- a CDS encoding acyl-CoA carboxylase subunit beta — translated: MSGTREKLDHLRDLLELAEEPAGETGIAKRKAKGIPSARARVRMLLDKGSFVEMGALMRQPGSGGDGMYGDGVVTGRGYIDGRPVVVIAHDQTVHGGSVGEMFGRKVAAAMEFAQANACPVVAINDSGGARIQDAVTSLAWYALMCRRQEDLSGFVPMVAIMLGKCAAGSVYGPVNMDVLVATKKSYMFVTGPEVIKGVTGEVVTAEELGGAAALEQNGTVHHVADDEQAAFDWVREYLSYLPSSCLEQPPIVNPGLEPELTNHDLELNRIIPDSDKVGYDMHDILLRIFDDGAFHEISAGTAQNLITGFSRVDGRSVGVVANQPQALGGALDALASDKATHFIRLCDAFNLPVIFVVDTPGVLPGVEEERNGVIKRGGRFFRAVIEATVPIVTVVTRKAYGGGYAVMGCKQLGADISLAWPTARIAVMGAESMVGIVGRRQLENTPVEQRDAVRQQMIDFYNAAVATPWIAAERGYIDAVIEPAQTRLEIRKALRLLREKQARKANPRKHSLMPV
- a CDS encoding alpha/beta hydrolase → MKLRAPVCAAMVFIAALAPAPVLADPVPVADPSISRTSLVRTEVVTPGRERLYIASAAMGRVIAVDVLRGKGSGPHPALYLLDGVDGEPVSGWLSKGGAAEFFADKPVDVVLTSGGAGSMYSDWLRRDAALGVNEWETFLTEELPPIVESYLNTNGRRAIAGVSMGAQAALMLAQRHPGRYRAVAGLSGCYSTADPLGHAVTTITVASRGGNVENLWGPASSPEWAAHDSVLGAAALRGTAIYLAAAPGSPTGADLVEVANSPSVADALRTAGGGAALEAGARACTERFAARLAELDIPATVEYLPEGMHTWSDFKAELPKAWPVLAAALE
- a CDS encoding LLM class flavin-dependent oxidoreductase, whose translation is MTSALTSVRFSILDRSRVRRGQRHPDALRETVEFARLAEQWGYHRFWVSEHHSVPGVAGSAPTVLAAAVAAATERIRIGTGGVMLPNHQPLVVAEQFGVLESLFPGRIDMGLGRSVGFTDGVRRALGHGKNDADDFDEKLTAVLEYLARGRDGVHAWPAEGLRVPAYLLATGSGADRAARFGLPLVIAAIGGAEDKMVESIERYRDAFRPTEWGARPYVMISGTVLIADTTEQARRLLLPEAWSAAYSRTRGEFPALIPPAEIEAMTMTERERRLFDEALRGQIHGTVDEVAVSLERLVIRTGADEFLVHTSTYDRAARLESHRALAVLAGLGTPALAA
- a CDS encoding PucR family transcriptional regulator; this translates as MAVDSSTRPSLTLSGKPMSASLKDVRALSRQMVGHFVANVAPCGTLPGDAISDDATAVTRVCLEFAASMLDGQDLPGKMKRVEHAAAEWAREGVPIDAIHHSIHEGFKIGLDLVMANAPLEDDYRNLVDGAKTLLEILDMITSAVSMAYVRELRAVVGEHHTAVHTLTSALLGGHSTSTMARECGIAIAESYAVLAVAIPPHQDERNPALDGKVVARRKLRRVQAELATRCGDRALSLLSVDGGTILIPTDDADDDALDTLVAQLTHAAQVGITATMVQATPAQIPDAADQAHELLDMVQRLQCVAGLYRFDELALEYQLTRPGPGREYLGALLDALDEHPELLETLQRHIGNNLNRQRTARVLHVHTNTVDYRLKRIGQLTGFDPSQPSGLWYLRSALVARTYRS
- a CDS encoding HAD-IIIC family phosphatase, with protein sequence MRPALKCLVWELDNTLWDGAVCDATSGAPRPAALRTLRTLSERGIWHAVAGRGERDWTLDKLYRHGLYDMFSVIEIGWGRKSAAIVRIAHRLGLSLDGVGFIDDEPIERAEVARALPRVRCYAARNADVLPALPDFRPMLRRGPDPTPPLGFARVPAI
- a CDS encoding sigma-70 family RNA polymerase sigma factor — its product is MRAQDLLARRFDAQRGRLRAVAYRLLGTADDTEDAVQEAWLRLSRTDIAEVENLEGWLTTVVSRICLDILRGRTAHPEDPTADLAALGATADQDPEHEVLLIDSVGRALLVVLDRLGPEERVAFVLHDMFALPFDRIAPILNRSAATTKKLASRARHRVHGESRPAAVDLAEQQRVVAAFLAAARGGDLGELLAVLAPDVVRTADPAALPAGMAVTVRGAARVAEETVVLRRRSGFAALALVDGAVGIVVAPHGRLLLALRVTVRDNRIAAYEVIADPKRLRDTDIAVLDRPGDGFQPAGTDSDTPVLLP
- a CDS encoding DoxX family protein, which gives rise to METGYVVLSVSTAAMMLLAAWVDVGRAEWVRGNMAAYGVPEWALTALCVIKAVGGIGLLAGVWYPPLGLAAALGLAVYFVGAVVVVARARWYRHLRYPVPFLLLAAATTGFAVAVV
- a CDS encoding ArsR/SmtB family transcription factor, coding for MREEDRPDIYAAVFGALAHPARRRVLLTIYFNGGSMTAGEIAAVFTHAWQTTSRHLRVLEEAGLVSTERQGRQRVYRLERKRLNLAAEWLAHFADESGPQKGG
- a CDS encoding VOC family protein, translating into MPNSEDIPRLFRIAVEVGDLDAAIAFYTRLFGVDGRGQAGARAYFDCGPVTLSVQQLDSPHPAAKALYFTVRELEPVYRRARELGCCSTELVHDAPAGEMVVRPWGERSFYADDPWGNPLCFVEEGTVYAG